AGGATTACTACAAGAAGAATCCTATTCGGTACTCGTACTATCGATTCAGATCCGGAAGGGATCAATATTTGGCTAAGGTCTGGGACCAGGACAAGGACGGAACAGAAATGAAGCAGACTGCTTTGGAATTCAAAAAACCAAACAAAGACGATCTGAAGAATAAGCTGACTCCGCTGCAGTACAAAGTCACTCAGGAAGAGGGCACTGAACCGGCTTTCCGGAACGAATACTGGGATAATAAGAAACCGGGAATTTACGTGGACATCGTATCCGGCGAGCCTCTCTTCAGTTCTCTGGATAAATACGATTCGGGTACAGGATGGCCGAGTTTCACGAAACCCCTGGAACCCGACAATATTGTGGAAAAAGAGGACAGAAGCTTTTTCACGACACGAACGGAAGTCCGGAGCAAACATGGGGATTCTCATCTGGGGCATGTTTTCACTGACGGCCCGAAACCAACCGGTCTCAGATATTGTATGAACTCTGCTGCGCTCCGTTTCGTGCCCAAAGATGACCTTGAAAAAGAAGGCTATGGTAAATACAAGATCATTTTTGAAAATGTGAAAGTTGAGATGTGATACCATTTCGCAGTTATGTACGTAAGATAAGGAAGGCTGGAGTGTCCTGAGCGTAGTGATTAGACGGCTTTGCGTCGTCCGGAACGAAGGATACCTCCGCCTCCCAGATTATGAAAAGAAAAGCGAATCGGTAGGAATACAACGATATGAGGAATACGGTCCTCTGCCTTGCGAAATTACACCTTGCTCGCAATCACAAGAGGCCGTTTCCTCTATTCAGTGCGAATTGTGGATCTGTCCGGCTGCATGAAAGCTATCCGCAACCTGTTAACGGCAAGATTATCTCAACCGACATAATTTCTGACCTTGGAACGCCTTACCCTTTATAAGAAACGGTAGGGTCCGGCGTCCCTGCCGGACCGAACTGATTGATTTGTCTTGGAAAATGTGCCGGCATGGAGGCCAGTACCCACCAATTTTCGAGAAGCGCTTTTCGCAATCGGACAAAAATTCTGACATTTGCCATATTTCAACC
The sequence above is a segment of the Desulfomonile tiedjei DSM 6799 genome. Coding sequences within it:
- the msrB gene encoding peptide-methionine (R)-S-oxide reductase MsrB; its protein translation is MKPILMFLSIFILLAAVQSVQAKNETAIFAGGCFWCMEPPFEKLNGVVDVTSGYTGGKGANPTYEDYARKGYIEAVQVTYDPSIVPYGRLLDVFWRQIDPTDAGGQFVDRGAEYRSAIFYHDEQQKKLAEESKKALAESGRFDKPIVTEILPEKPFFKAEAYHQDYYKKNPIRYSYYRFRSGRDQYLAKVWDQDKDGTEMKQTALEFKKPNKDDLKNKLTPLQYKVTQEEGTEPAFRNEYWDNKKPGIYVDIVSGEPLFSSLDKYDSGTGWPSFTKPLEPDNIVEKEDRSFFTTRTEVRSKHGDSHLGHVFTDGPKPTGLRYCMNSAALRFVPKDDLEKEGYGKYKIIFENVKVEM